The segment gcccagcagtgccagcccagcagtgccagcccaacagtgccagcccaacagtgccagcccagcagtgccagcccaacagtgggagcccagcagtgccagcccagcagtgccagcccagcagtgccagcccagcagtgccagcccagcagtgccagcccagcagtgccagcccaacagtgggagcccagcagtgccagcccagcagtgggagcccagcagtgccagcccagcagtgggagcccagcagtgccagcccagcagtgccagcccaacagtgggagcccagcagtgccagcccagcagtgccagcccagcagtgccaacccagcagtgggagcccagcagtgggagcccagcagtgccagcccagcagtgccaacccagcagtgggagcccagcagtgccagcccagcagtgggagcccagcagtgccaacccagcagtgggagcccagcagtgccagcccagcagtgggaggccagcagtgggagcccagcagtgttaGCCCAGCAGTGTTAGCCCAGCAGTgttagcccagcagtgggaggccagcagtgggagcccagcagtgccaacccagcagtgggagcccagcagtgccagcccagcagtgggaggccagcagtgggagcccagcagtgttaGCCCAGCAGTGTTAGCCCAGCAGTgttagcccagcagtgggaggccagcagtgggagcccagcagtgccaacccaacagtgggaggccagcagtgggagcccagcagtgggagcccagcagtgttagcccagcagtgggaggccagcagtggcaggcaaatcatggtggtggagcatctagagcctacactacgtttgatctacacagcacgtcttcttgaggggaagatatggaacaaaatgaatattttgtgtttaatgacctgtgtagtgatctgtgtaatgaaagcttaatgtattatatttgatgcttttgtataaatgtatatatctgtggagtgaccacacggagtgagtgaccacacggagatgagtgaccacccggcgatgagtgaccacccggagtgagtgaccacccggagtgagtgaccacacggcgatgagtgaaattccgcagaggagtgaccaccatgatggcgaaaaaaagcaattgtgtttagttgtgttattggttttgtttgcaaaaagcaatggtgttttggttttgtttgttaaatatattttagccctcgaatggtaaagaaaacaattttatataagacaagggggatgttgtgatattgctgggactactttgtgtatccaagaactactttgtatgcctgtgtatataagggattggtgtgattaggcggtcactctggatccaggcggccttggaataaacagcctggagttaag is part of the Rhinoraja longicauda isolate Sanriku21f chromosome 6, sRhiLon1.1, whole genome shotgun sequence genome and harbors:
- the LOC144594884 gene encoding uncharacterized protein LOC144594884, whose translation is MSGSCREHLWAGPAHRDYSSASPTVPAQQWEPNSASPTVPAQQCQPSSASPAVPAQQCQPSSASPTVGAQQCQPSSASPTVPAQQCQPSSASPTVGAQQCQPSSASPAVPAQQCQPSSASPAVPAQQWEPSSASPAVGAQQCQPSSGSPAVPAQQCQPNSGSPAVPAQQCQPSSANPAVGAQQWEPSSASPAVPTQQWEPSSASPAVGAQQCQPSSGSPAVPAQQWEASSGSPAVLAQQC